A window of Mucilaginibacter paludis DSM 18603 contains these coding sequences:
- a CDS encoding HlyD family secretion protein has protein sequence MSTHDKYTKTDKLITRITAWIAGIILLALIFWGAISVWNLCFYEETNDAQVQEYINPVTSRVGGYIREIRYEENQDVKRGDTLLVIDNSEYQLQQQEAEAALANARAQQLALNSNVATLGKTSQVSQWQIAAARARLWKQQQEYARYKKLYDVESATLQQLENVQTALEVARSDYQSALDNYQASLSRVNDTRVQKEVLLAEITRRQAILNRNKLDVGYTVIRAPYNGKMGRRTIQPGQQIQAGQTLAFIVDREAGKWVIANFKETQVRHMHVGQAALIETDAFPGKQFKGSIISVSPATGSSFSLLPPDNSTGNYVKIVQRIPVRIRLTDSASTISALSAGMNALVTIPKNNRP, from the coding sequence GGATAACGGCCTGGATTGCGGGCATCATTTTGCTTGCGCTGATATTTTGGGGAGCCATATCGGTATGGAACCTGTGTTTTTACGAAGAAACAAACGATGCCCAGGTGCAGGAGTATATCAACCCGGTTACATCAAGAGTGGGCGGCTATATCCGCGAAATAAGGTACGAAGAAAACCAGGACGTTAAGCGGGGCGATACCCTGCTGGTGATTGATAACAGCGAATACCAGTTGCAACAACAGGAGGCCGAAGCGGCCTTAGCAAACGCGCGGGCGCAGCAATTGGCCCTAAACAGCAATGTAGCTACACTGGGCAAAACATCGCAGGTGAGCCAGTGGCAAATTGCAGCGGCCAGGGCGCGCCTGTGGAAACAGCAACAGGAATATGCGAGGTATAAAAAGCTCTATGACGTAGAGTCGGCTACGCTGCAACAATTGGAAAACGTACAAACCGCACTGGAAGTGGCCCGGTCGGACTACCAGTCGGCGCTGGATAACTACCAGGCTTCCCTTTCCCGGGTGAACGATACACGGGTACAAAAAGAAGTTTTACTGGCCGAAATTACCCGCCGCCAGGCCATCTTAAACCGCAATAAACTGGATGTAGGCTATACCGTAATCCGCGCGCCATACAACGGCAAAATGGGCCGCCGTACCATACAGCCCGGGCAACAGATACAGGCAGGCCAAACCCTGGCTTTTATTGTTGACCGCGAAGCAGGCAAATGGGTAATTGCCAACTTTAAAGAAACCCAGGTGCGGCATATGCACGTGGGACAGGCCGCGCTTATTGAGACGGACGCATTTCCTGGCAAACAGTTTAAAGGGAGCATCATCTCCGTGTCGCCCGCCACCGGATCAAGCTTTTCGCTGTTACCGCCCGATAACTCAACAGGCAATTATGTTAAAATAGTACAACGCATCCCTGTACGTATCCGGCTTACCGACAGCGCCTCAACTATCTCTGCCCTGAGCGCGGGGATGAACGCGCTGGTAACCATCCCCAAAAACAACAGACCATGA